The genomic window TCAACTTGTCatccaaacccaaaaacaaaaaggaaatgaaaacatCATTTAACTACATATAATTTGGCCAATAGTAAAAGACATGGCATATACTATAGCtcacaaaacatcaaatacaACTAAGTTTTGCATTatactttttaagaaaatcaaataaaacagttcaaaaatattaacaaatattttaaagtccGTTAACAACTAATAATACGGCAATATTCCACCTTCATAATAAAAGAATactaaattaacaaataaacaagaaaacaagattgtAAGAGGCTCGATTACCACGctcttctcattttctttcgttttataccaatttttatttaaatataatcttgaatcaaaagaaagattcGTGAGTTTGCTAATTTCATGTGCATGACTCCCAAATGTTTTCTTGGAAATGTTTCTTGCATGCTCAAATTGTTCTTGATTTGGCAGTTTCTTTCATCACCGTTAAAAATGAttcagaaatatatatattcaccaTTATTCGGAAATTGATAGTCTTTTAGAATTGCCTAATTAAGTTTtcgtatatatttattttatgggATCATTAAAATAGCAAACAATTGTTTCCAAATTTCTCCAAAACGAAGAAAGAATTGATTATCGACATTATCGCCGTGCATTTCGATCCAAGCTTAAGTGCTCTACGGgaaaactgaaaattcaaaaacctGCGACGACCAAGACTTTTGTCGGATCGAGAGACTCAGACAAgtcaacagaagaaaaaatttcTGGCTAAAAGAACAGAATCGTTAGTAACACTCATATACCATATGACCACTTGTAATTAATAACTTGACTTGTCTCAgggtttggattttggaataaaacttccaatgttaagagaaaaaactaaaaagtaagaaaCCGTTAATCTTGGCATTTtgtttgaaagaaagaaacaaagttttttttttcttagatgctttttggaaaaagaaagcagaagaaaatAGCTGGAAAGTGTTCAAATGCcgattcaaaacaaaaggagCCTTACGTCAAAAAGCTCCCATAATAGGACCATCTTTTTCACCATAACAATGTTAGATGAGATCTAAAAAGATAAGATGACAAATAACACATGCTAATTCAAAATACTGTCTCAAGATCATCCATGGATCAAACATAAAGCAAAATACCAATAGCACTACAAATATCTGTCTAAGTAGGGAAATATCAATCTGAGGCAAACAAAATATCTGATCAAACAGAACAAGACTGAAAAACTGAAGAGTAGAGAGATATATGGTGTAATCATAAATCACTGGCTTGGAGAACGGTCTCCATTTTGTGCTCCACGAGGGACTGGGGTCGGGCTCCTGCTCTGCCTAGGGACAGGGCTTTGGCTCCTTGCTTGTTCTGGCGTGTAGCTCCTGTTTTTTCTTGGGCTCACGCTTCTTCTTGGGCTTCTGCTGTGGCTCTTCACTCTCCCAGGACTTCCACTGCGAACCCTTGAGCCATTATGGGGTGGTGAGCGAGAGTATGACCTCTCCTTCTCATATCGTCTATCCTGAGGTGAGACAGACCTGCCATAAGACAGAGTTGGAGAGTAGAGGGTGGTTTAATCCATCAGTTAACTGTAAGAATATCTGTCAGTATGAATTTCACAGGCATGCAGAGCTAGTTACCTAGATTGATGTCTTTTAGCGGGAGGAGAATTATAGCCGCGGCTACGTGATCGTGATCTACGACCACGGCGAGGAGGAGGAGACCGAGAGTACCGAGGAGGAGAACGTCTTCTGTCCTGGAATCTGTTGCTCCTACAAACATGAAAAGATACAAGTTGAGATCAAGTCATCTCATTGTATAGACAAACTAATGCTTTTTTCTAGGAAGAATGTCAATTCACCTTCCACCTCGATCCCTTGTTCTCATCTCAGTTGGCTTCTTCCGGTTTTCTTCAGCAAATACGACAGTCAACTCACgaccaagaagaagataaccaTCCATTTGATGTTTAGCCTCAGCAGCATCAGCAGGATCCATAAACTGAATGAATCCAAACCCCCTTGGATCTCTGCAACAAatccaacaaacaaacaaaaaatctcagcctagaaccaaaaacacaataagCAAGAAAGATGTACAGCTTTGACGAGAAGCCTGTAGAAAAAGTTGGCATTACAATCTCCTGCAATAGAAGCCATCGttataaacatgaaaaagcAAGCACTTGCCTGCAAACCTTGCAAGTTTCAGTATAAAGATGACTTCTCCAAGACTTGATATCTCTTCAAATTGAATTCAAACCCAACTTCCTTCCAACCTTCACTACCATTTAGAACATCTTCCAAAGAACTCTAATTACTTCATTGGTCTCTTCAACTCTCTAGATTCACTGTTAAACCTCAACAACTTTAATAAACAGACTCGAAGTGTGACCGAACATGGAACATATCACTGTATTCTTTCCCTAAAGTGACTCGAAGAGGGCGAAGTTTTAGGTGTACTAGACTTAAGCTGAAAACCTAAGTGTAGATAAAACAAACGTTTCAAGGCTCCAAATGTGATTTTGGGAAGATTGGATATAAAACCGGACATGTTTGACATAGACCTTTCAGAAAATTCTTATAAATCTAACAAATTCATGAGCTGCATACGATGGAATGTAGGATTCACAAAAGGTGGTTTAcgaagcaaaagaaaacaataagaaagaGACATAGTCTAATTGAAGTAATGTAAAATTATGCCCTGGATGTATAAACATTCAATGTCTTATCTACAGAGCATCCTCACCCAGTATAGTAATCCCTAGGAAGGTAGATGTCCTTGACGGGACCAAACTGCTCAAATGGCCTCCTGAGGTCTTCTTGCCTGGAGAAAAGGtcaagagaaaacagagtcaACCAATTGTAAACAACTGTGATTTTCTAGTAATATGGATACACAAGTTTATGCATGCGCTatctaaaaataatgaaatatacGTTTTACATGCTTCTAAATCAGTTTTtgccacacaaaaaaatccaCCAAACCAATCTTTGATGATGAGTCATACATCAGCTTTAGGAAAGCCTTTTAGACAAGGCTAAACAAGTAATGGACTCACGAAAACttacaaggaaacaaaatcattgaaaagaaatatataattttgtgtaagagagaaaagagtagTATACACATGCAGTAGTAAAGAATATACCTGCAATCATGACGTAAGTTGCGAACCAAGAGACTGGTTGGGAGATCACTGTCACGACTCCCACCAAACCGGCCCCGAGGGCTAGGGCTCCGGCCCCTCCTTCCATAACCCCTTGGTGGTGATGGCGTGTAGCTCCTTCCTCTCATTGTGTCTAGACTTTAATATCTATATCAATCAAGTAACCAACAGAAATTGAGTCAGAGAATGTGCTAGATATGATTGAATGATTAAGAAATAGAAGAACCACCGCAGAAGCTTACACACATCTAGAGAAGACTtcaaaaaagtataaaaccaaatttgaattCTACAAATTCCAAGCCATAAAACAATTACTGAATGTGGATATACATCTAGCTAATAATGAGTTTCAAACTAAGAACTAAGCTATCGGAGAACATCTCAAGTAACAACAAGAAAGATCGATCCTAAACAAGAATACAAATTTGAGATCAATTCAATAGACCTTAATTAACCACTGCCGATAAGAtaagacgacgaagaagaagaaaggagaacaGATTAAGCATCAAGAGACTTACCGCAGCTAAGGAGTTGAAAAGAACGACGGACGGCGAAGAAAAACACAGGGGAAGCGGCGGGATATGTATCGGAGAAAAGAGACAGTGTTTAGAGAGAAAGTGTGAAACCtagttttatggttttggatCTTATGGTCTGAAGCGAACGGGTCATTAGGGTTTTTTCtgcaattttttattttatttcctttcttATGTATTGTCTACAAATCCTTTCGTTTTTCCCTTTGTCAACTTTTGCCCCAAATTCCTTCCAAACGTTTAGTTTTACGCACCATACTTTCTTATATTACATGTAGACCCAGttaatgtagtttttttttttaaaatcaacaGATCCATTAAATGTAGTTAATTTCTTAACTTAATtgtaaagtttgaatcttgttCTTATGAGAGTAATTTAGAGGAATTTAAGTATTGGTTCAATCTAACTCTTGTGATAGAATATGAGGATATATCTTATATTAAGCCGGTTTATTTTGATCGTTTATCATTGAAATTATGTTTGgttgattaaaaaatgaaaatatctaactttttttgttatgtattctacactaaaatttgaaatcactTGTTACTCTtacaattttatgttttccGTATGTGTGTTTCGACAACTTCTCCAATCAAAATgcataataataaattaatcgATTTAGTTTTATTCCAATCACTTTGTTACTAACAAAATGTGTTCTTGGCATTCAAGAGACATTAGccatacatttttcttttttttcaaagagaaaTAATAGTAAAGTTCATATCAACGATTTAAATATATGGTCAAATTGAATGATATATCTAAGATaccaatttgaaagaaaataaactaaaaaactgTTAAACTATTTTAGTCGAGTGGTTCATTCATCTTTgaatttaagaaacaaaaaagttgataagaaaagtttttgaaagtTAAAAAACATGTGAAGAGAGtagaaaatataaaccaaGGGTCTGTTTGTAAAGCCGAATTATCtgagtcaaaacaaaaaatatcgCAACTCTAATAGGGTAAAAGCGAAATCATAAAAACATAACGAAGCCCTAGTCCAAAAATTTCTCATActataaaatgatttttttttttgcttcgcTCCCTCTTTTTCACTTCGTTAACGGCCCCGCCTCCACTCTATCCTACCGCCGACGTCCGTGATCGCCggttagtcttcttctttctcttcgcCCTCTCAACATACATCGTTGCAGAAATCAATCGTGTTTCGAGCTGCGCGATTGCATTGGTCAGGTTTAGGAAAGCTATGTGTGTTTTGGTAGTGGTTCGGCTTTATTTGGCCTAAACAAATCTAGCTATTGGTTCAGAAGAAGGTGGAATCCTGAGAAAGCTCTCTAAACAACGCATGTGATCTAGCAATTGGATTactttacaaaaattaagagtCTTTAAGGTGCATAACCTGTGTGATAGAATGTAATTGGATCTATGACTTGTGGACCATTTCCtaggttttttaaaagattttttctgATATGTATGACAACAGACACGAGGATTATGCTAGTAATTGCCTGAAAGTATTGATTTTTGGAGCCTAAAACCTTTTGTATCATTTTGGTGAAAGGTTATGTTTCACTCGTGTAACACAATTCCATTTCActtgttacatttttatatatgttttcactTGCATTATCTAAGAAGCTGGAATTCttgctttgattttattaGCAGTAGcatctaattttgtttgtttttcagtttctctCTTCAGGAAAAGTGTAGTTAAACGATTGAGTATTccaattttgttctttggCTATGTAATTTACAGAAATGACTGAAGCAGAGTCCAAGACTGTTGTTCCTGAGTCagtgttgaagaagagaaagagggagGAAGAATGGGCACTTGCCAAGAAACAGGAGCTTGAGGCTGCCAAAAAGCAGAATGCTGAGAAGAGGAAACTCATATTTAACCGGGCTAAACAGTACTCCAAGGAGTACCAGGAGAAAGTATTTTTCTACAAGCTTAGTTTGCAATTTTTTCTAATGTGAGAAATGCAAATTCATTGAGCGTTTCTGCTACTTGTTTTCTTCAGGAAAGGGAATTAATCCAGCTGAAGCGTGAGGCAAAATTGAAAGGAGGCTTTTATGTTGACCCAGAAGCTAAACTGCTTTTCATTATCCGTATCCGTGGGTAATATGATCTACTATTACTATCTCCCAAGTATAAGGATGATGTGTTACTTCTATAActgttttctcatttttctatCTATTTGTTTCTATCATCAGTATCAATGCCATTGAcccaaagacaaagaagatttTGCAACTTTTGCGTTTAAGACAGGTAACAATCTTATGATGAGAACTTTGTAATATGTTAACCAATGATACAAAAGGATCGTATCTGACacttaaaatcatttattgCAGATTTTCAATGGTGTGTTCTTGAAGGTCAACAAGGCAACCATTAACATGCTTCGCCGTGTTGAACCCTATGTAACCTATGGGTACCCCTCTTCGTGCTTACatttcaaaactttcttttcttatttaacCTCATTAGTAAGTGGTAGTCTTACCATGGACGACTCTTGTTTTCCTCAGATACCCGAACTTAAAAAGTGTGAAGGAATTGATTTACAAACGAGGTTTTGGAAAGCTTAACCACCAGAGGACTGCCTTAACAGACAATTCTATTGTAGATCAGGTGCATATCATCAACCTATCTCCTTCATCAAGTCTGGTTCAGTTCCTAAAGTCAATATTATTGCCGTTATCCCTGTCCTAGAAAAAATGATGTATTATCATCAATGTTGGATTCAATTTGTCTAACAGATATGGATTGTCATTTATCATCAAAACTCTATGTCTTCTCTATATTTACATATCCTTTGCTGTTGAATCAGGGGCTAGGAAAGCATGGCATCATCTGCGTTGAGGATCTGATCCATGAGATCATGACGGTTGGGCCACATTTCAAGGAAGCCAATAACTTTTTGTGGCCATTCCAGTTGAAGGCTCCATTGGGagggatgaagaagaagaggaaccaTTACGTGGAAGGAGGAGATGCTGGAAACCGCGAGAACTTCATCAACGAGCTCGTTAGGAGAATGAACTGAAGCGTAAGCGTTATTGCTCTGAAACTCCCTAGGAAACGTTTTGCTATAGGTGGAAAACTTCTGTTCGCTTGCTTGTGTTGCCATTGAGGCGAAGTAAACATTTACGGTGAAAGactttgatattttataaGTTTGAAATTGTAAGAACACATCATTTATTTCCTTCCACATTACATCGTCACTTGCATTGCATTTTTATACAGGACTCATTTGGTAGAATGAATACACTTGAtagaacaaaaatatacatCATCTTTtccattaaatttttttttgtcttggcAAATACGGTGACATGTATGACACACCGGCCGAGAAACACCATTGTTTGAAGCAATCTCGACCTCCAAACCACTAACTTTGATCCTATGGCCAGACTTCAAATAAGGGTATTTCCCTAAGATGCATTCAACATGTAGAGTCGTGCAGCATTCATGGCAGGTGTagaaaagtttctttttgtttatattttcttcgCAAATCTCACACCACCACTCAAGCTGAAAACTCTTCGAGTAATATTTATCACTGTATAGAGTGAGTGAGTGCGAGTCATACTTGTATTTTACCAGTTTTGGTAAATTCAAGCATTTGAACTCCAAGGGAAACCAGCATCCTTTGTAACATTTTGCTGCAAATCTTGAAGATTGAGTGCAACCTTCACACCTGTAAATAAATTCATCAAAGTATATAGCCAGATAAAGAGGATGTTTATGCATACTATGGTCGAATGGTTCGGCAAAAGAAGCACACTTCACATCTATTTTAAACTCACAATCTTCTTGGCAACACTTGTACATGAATCCGCAAGAATGTTGGTTACATACAGAGCAAGTGAAGAACCCATTTTCGTTGTTCATCGCGTCAACATGTATGGTAAGCGGATGAATATGTATCCCATGTTCCATCTTCCGAGGAAGACTCGCACACACGTCGTGAAGAGCAAAGTCGCATTGCTTGCAACCCAAGAAACTACCAAATTCAATTGGAAGGACACAGGCTTGACATACTTGtccactttcttctttttcgcCCATATCGAGTCTCAATAAATCATGTTCATGGCTAAAATGGCGTACTGATTTTCCATCTATTTCCACCAACGCAGCAAGATCAACTTGAGAGTCAATCTCCTCTGGTTCAGgctcttcttcaagatctttGCCATCCCACACATCAAAACGAATTATACAGCTTGAATGGACAACATAATTACATGTCTTCTCAATACAAGAATATCCTCCATATCTAACATCAACTTGGCTCCGGCAAACTCCACAAATGTTATCACCATCAGAGATACGAAAAACGTGAGAGAGACGCTGTGAGTGACGTGTGAGCTTTATAACCTTTGGTAGGAATATACACTGTCTATGTACAAAGAAATCGCATTGTAAACATCCGTACATATCCATACCTTTATCATCCCTCCCACAAACATCACAAGGGAACGGATTCTCTCTACGAATGAAAGTTAGTGTATGCTCATGAATCTTTGCATTGATTATTGTGAGACAATCCTTATGGAAATGGGATCTACATTCACGACAATAATATGCgaaagattcaaaagaaacCGTACTTTTACACAATTTGCAAATTGCATCTCTAGAATCGCGTGGAGATTCTTCAAATATGTGTCTAGCGTGATCAGATGGGAAATACATTATGGTGATGTGATTTTGTTAAGGACTATAATCgtataaatagatatattGTTATTCTCCTTCTTTAGGTACAAGTACAACAAAGACGAGGATATCTTCGGTTTTACGATGCTTGGAGAAAAAGCTAAGTCCATAACAATACTTTGTTTGTGAGGTCTTGATTTGGTTAGCACAAAGTAAAGAACAATAATGTTATTTTGTAATCGTATCTGATTACTTTCTTTGTATGTAAAACTCGTAAAGGTTTAAGCCAGATGCTAATCTTGGAATTTGGGCTTCAAATTGTCGTAGGCCCATTTTGTGCTAAGGTTTTGATTGggccaaaataaaataaagagctTAGATAGCCCATGATCAGTTGCATGTTCCTCTGCTTGATCTCTCCCCTGTTTCTGAGTCCCTTGGATTTAGTAATAACTGCTAATATCGAGCAAGTAAATTCTATCAAAACACATTTACTAGATGTTCCTCTAGATACGAAAACCAAACAGAACCAGTCTTCGTCTTCGAAGATCTCTTAGACAGAGTCATCATGTTTCTAGTGCCTAACAGATTCATGCACGCAACAAGATTTTCGAAACTGAATCGTTGAAGAGATTATTGTGTCAAAGGAGTAGTGTTATATCCAGCTAATATTCTGCCTAGTTAGCCATATCATGGAAACTTTGTCTCCAAAACTTATCACAAAACCCATGTGACTTCAATAGTGGGTCATTTATTAACTAAATAATTCCCAGATCTTAGTTTCCGTAGTACCTTGTTGCTGCAATTAGTCTCCCAAACCTGTTAACATTTATGAcatttaatctttttttatgaCTCCAATTCCAAGTACAGCTAGTTGTACTTGTCTCTGTACATTCATGGTAAGGAGGAATCAGAAAagaaatgttattattttcaaaactacATCTTCCTTTTTATTTCACTATTTTCATATCcatcttaatttattttgttaatttgtaaCGTGAAGATATAATCATCTCCAAAGAGAATTgtaatcttgattttttggttataaatcaatatttaaaaatagtaGTATGGTAGGTGAGAATGAGATATCAGTGCATCCTAATTGCTTGATTTCGTTTAGGTGACAGGTATGTAGCGGATGATGACAGGTGAGCTATGGTATACCAGAAATGGCTCATGATTTGAAACTTTGTTCGAACTTCTCATGAACCAATGAAAACTCTTGTTATCATAGAGACTCAAACACATGAATCACATATAATAAAGGAAATCTGGATGATAAAGATCAGATTGAAAGAGACAGAGGATCAGACTTTTGTCAATGGAAGGTATTCATTGCATTGAATCTATAGATATGGCTCTTCTTGTTTATATCTTGGGGTTGTTGTTGTGCAAGCCAGCTTTGTTTCATTATGATTTATGTCtcttaattgtttgtttacttaatatgtttgtttcatgcaatttttgaaatttcgaTATGGTGAACTTAACAAATACAAGCACATGGTCTGGATATTTAGTATACTAACGAACCAATTTATTTCTCATGAATATGATTACCTTACTTCTCTTTTAAATAtccttattttatttcattcagTCCCGGATTGTTGTAGTCCAAAGGTTTTGCATTATTGTGATGAAATTTTGTAGATACAACTAAAATCTTAACGGAAGAAACTATGGCATGATCATCTATAATTAGCGGGAACATAACGGCATGATATATACAGTTGACTTTGAGAAGGGAAAATGTGATTTCTTTATCAAAACAATGTTAAAACATgtgtataataatatatattggtGTTTAATTAGTAACCAAATGTGATATATCggggaaaaaataaatttcatgaACCCATGTTATTATTTGCCTAATTAAAAGGCTAAACCAgaccataatttgaattttaaattggtACAACTACTGAACATGTTTCACATAATCTGAATTATTAATATCGATTAGCTGTAGTACTTATGTATTTCTGTGGTCTTTAAACAAATCAAGTCtcttaattaaattttggatGTATATGATTATCTTCTAGATCTGATCACCTTGtggtttttgaattgaaaGGCATGGATTGTGCATGGTCGTACCTATCCTAACTAAGATTATGTTTCATTCATTTATAATCATGATTATCTAATAATTACACGATTATGTGTACAAACTGAATTTTAGTATTATACTAAAAATACCAAGTACGTGGTTGGTCTGGTGATCATCACCATAAATAACACATATGTCTTCGTGGATAATTAGCTTTCGGTAGCTGAAAGGGAACAGATGATTTGACTATGTAAATTGTAAAAGGGTAAGATTACAAAGTTTAGCTTTTACTTTGAAATTTcgtttattttgttctttctaaAATCATCTTTATGGTTGACTTGACCGTAATTTTCTTGGGATACACTCTATCGTTTTGACTTCATATACTAACTTGTTTTAAGAGTACTTTTCATAGACTAACTTGCCGTTCAAGTTCTACAAATACTGGGATCAAGCGACTGACCTtatcaaaatgttaaaagtcTTGATGTTGACATTTTTTGCCCAAGATAGAgacattaaaattaaaatcccATGATTATGAGAACATCTAATTCTCTATAGCTTCacctagttttttttttttttgagtaataataaaatattataacattggcgttaaatatataaaataacaatattttgaGTAATAGATTTGTATAATTCTTTAgatcacatatatatgtattaggAGGCTAGACCAAGCTTTCAAACAGAAgctggaaaagaaaaaactaacctTATAAAGCTGGCCTCCAAGTGATACAAATTCAcatattaaaactatatattgatatgcttggcaaaaaaaaaaatatctt from Arabidopsis thaliana chromosome 3, partial sequence includes these protein-coding regions:
- the SCL30A gene encoding SC35-like splicing factor 30A (SC35-like splicing factor 30A (SCL30A); FUNCTIONS IN: RNA binding, nucleotide binding, nucleic acid binding; INVOLVED IN: nuclear mRNA splicing, via spliceosome, RNA splicing; LOCATED IN: nuclear speck; EXPRESSED IN: 26 plant structures; EXPRESSED DURING: 14 growth stages; CONTAINS InterPro DOMAIN/s: RNA recognition motif, RNP-1 (InterPro:IPR000504), Nucleotide-binding, alpha-beta plait (InterPro:IPR012677); BEST Arabidopsis thaliana protein match is: SC35-like splicing factor 33 (TAIR:AT1G55310.3); Has 39411 Blast hits to 22154 proteins in 1003 species: Archae - 84; Bacteria - 1991; Metazoa - 19033; Fungi - 3968; Plants - 4828; Viruses - 731; Other Eukaryotes - 8776 (source: NCBI BLink).), producing the protein MRGRSYTPSPPRGYGRRGRSPSPRGRFGGSRDSDLPTSLLVRNLRHDCRQEDLRRPFEQFGPVKDIYLPRDYYTGDPRGFGFIQFMDPADAAEAKHQMDGYLLLGRELTVVFAEENRKKPTEMRTRDRGGRSNRFQDRRRSPPRYSRSPPPRRGRRSRSRSRGYNSPPAKRHQSRSVSPQDRRYEKERSYSRSPPHNGSRVRSGSPGRVKSHSRSPRRSVSPRKNRSYTPEQARSQSPVPRQSRSPTPVPRGAQNGDRSPSQ
- a CDS encoding Ribosomal protein L30/L7 family protein, which codes for MTEAESKTVVPESVLKKRKREEEWALAKKQELEAAKKQNAEKRKLIFNRAKQYSKEYQEKERELIQLKREAKLKGGFYVDPEAKLLFIIRIRGINAIDPKTKKILQLLRLRQIFNGVFLKVNKATINMLRRVEPYVTYGYPNLKSVKELIYKRGFGKLNHQRTALTDNSIVDQGLGKHGIICVEDLIHEIMTVGPHFKEANNFLWPFQLKAPLGGMKKKRNHYVEGGDAGNRENFINELVRRMN
- a CDS encoding Cysteine/Histidine-rich C1 domain family protein (Cysteine/Histidine-rich C1 domain family protein; FUNCTIONS IN: zinc ion binding; INVOLVED IN: intracellular signaling pathway; EXPRESSED IN: 20 plant structures; EXPRESSED DURING: 9 growth stages; CONTAINS InterPro DOMAIN/s: Protein kinase C-like, phorbol ester/diacylglycerol binding (InterPro:IPR002219), Zinc finger, PHD-type, conserved site (InterPro:IPR019786), Zinc finger, PHD-type (InterPro:IPR001965), DC1 (InterPro:IPR004146), C1-like (InterPro:IPR011424); BEST Arabidopsis thaliana protein match is: Cysteine/Histidine-rich C1 domain family protein (TAIR:AT5G42280.1); Has 1359 Blast hits to 591 proteins in 21 species: Archae - 0; Bacteria - 0; Metazoa - 2; Fungi - 0; Plants - 1347; Viruses - 0; Other Eukaryotes - 10 (source: NCBI BLink).); its protein translation is MNLLGTRNMMTLSKRSSKTKTGSVWFSYLEEHLVNVHIFEESPRDSRDAICKLCKSTVSFESFAYYCRECRSHFHKDCLTIINAKIHEHTLTFIRRENPFPCDVCGRDDKGMDMYGCLQCDFFVHRQCIFLPKVIKLTRHSQRLSHVFRISDGDNICGVCRSQVDVRYGGYSCIEKTCNYVVHSSCIIRFDVWDGKDLEEEPEPEEIDSQVDLAALVEIDGKSVRHFSHEHDLLRLDMGEKEESGQVCQACVLPIEFGSFLGCKQCDFALHDVCASLPRKMEHGIHIHPLTIHVDAMNNENGFFTCSVCNQHSCGFMYKCCQEDCEFKIDVKCASFAEPFDHSMHKHPLYLAIYFDEFIYRCEGCTQSSRFAAKCYKGCWFPLEFKCLNLPKLVKYKYDSHSLTLYSDKYYSKSFQLEWWCEICEENINKKKLFYTCHECCTTLHVECILGKYPYLKSGHRIKVSGLEVEIASNNGVSRPVCHTCHRICQDKKKFNGKDDVYFCSIKCIHSTK